A single window of Pseudomonas lutea DNA harbors:
- the tssA gene encoding type VI secretion system protein TssA — protein MSLQQLMAAALGERDAVKLARTHAEPWEPWLAPISAESAVGADPGYDDDFQSMREEVNKLSGANADRVIALAETLLKGKCKDLRVLTYYLWARLHRDGEAGLSQGLSLLAAMIERYTAQVLPLRSNSRKVALEWLASAKVLDSLMLYPEVVKAEAERTVAALTWLDHVLLAWPAAQRPELGALYAALSARLAQAGGLDAVVPQFGASRNAREVAVNGESDGRDSTRQSAAPAPDVIRSGRDLLDSGRALAGYLREQPQGWLAAHRLIKSLRWDTVHQSPPQDASGRTRLAPPRGEYRAQLKRLYVQQSWNELLDQVERMFAEGVNHFWLDLQWFLYQALSKQPAPYEGWARIVKDDLSMLLDRLPGLETLCWNDGSTFADETTREWIEQHVIRQDTQAWLATPAASTAGEADILALESEALAQADRDGVEQALAWLGARPDIHSGRQRWLLRLLMARVAEQCGKSELALHLLGELDAIALRHGLAQWEPERVFEVKARLLKLLRMKAQRSDADKAALGKRMEPLLAALVAMDPVRAAVLCV, from the coding sequence ATGAGCCTGCAACAGCTGATGGCCGCCGCACTGGGCGAGCGTGACGCCGTGAAGCTGGCCAGAACCCACGCTGAACCTTGGGAACCCTGGCTGGCGCCGATCAGTGCCGAGTCGGCTGTGGGTGCTGACCCGGGCTACGACGATGATTTCCAAAGCATGCGCGAGGAGGTCAACAAGTTGTCCGGTGCGAACGCCGATCGGGTCATCGCACTGGCCGAGACGCTGCTCAAGGGCAAATGCAAGGACCTGCGCGTGCTCACCTATTACCTCTGGGCGCGCCTGCACCGGGACGGCGAGGCGGGACTGTCGCAAGGGCTGAGCCTGCTGGCTGCCATGATCGAACGCTACACGGCCCAAGTGCTGCCGTTGCGGTCGAACAGCCGCAAAGTCGCGCTGGAATGGCTGGCCAGTGCCAAGGTACTGGACAGCCTGATGCTGTACCCGGAGGTGGTGAAGGCCGAAGCCGAACGCACCGTCGCCGCGCTCACCTGGCTGGATCACGTGCTGCTTGCATGGCCGGCAGCGCAACGTCCGGAACTGGGCGCGCTGTACGCGGCGTTGTCGGCGCGCCTTGCCCAGGCTGGCGGGCTTGACGCAGTGGTGCCGCAGTTCGGCGCCAGCCGCAATGCGCGCGAGGTTGCCGTCAATGGTGAGTCCGATGGCCGAGACAGCACCAGGCAAAGCGCGGCGCCTGCGCCCGATGTCATCCGCTCCGGTCGCGATTTGCTCGACAGCGGACGCGCGCTGGCCGGTTACCTGCGCGAGCAACCCCAGGGCTGGCTCGCCGCCCACCGCCTGATCAAAAGCCTGCGCTGGGACACGGTGCATCAGTCGCCGCCGCAGGACGCCAGCGGGCGCACACGGCTGGCACCGCCGCGGGGCGAATACCGCGCGCAGCTCAAGCGCTTGTACGTGCAGCAGAGCTGGAACGAACTGCTCGATCAGGTCGAGCGCATGTTCGCCGAGGGCGTGAACCATTTCTGGCTCGACCTGCAGTGGTTCCTTTACCAGGCGCTGAGCAAGCAACCCGCGCCGTACGAAGGCTGGGCGCGCATCGTCAAGGATGACCTGAGCATGCTTCTGGACCGTCTGCCGGGGCTTGAAACGCTGTGCTGGAACGACGGTTCGACGTTCGCCGATGAGACCACGCGCGAGTGGATCGAGCAGCACGTCATCCGTCAGGACACCCAGGCATGGCTTGCCACGCCCGCTGCCTCCACCGCCGGCGAGGCGGACATTCTGGCGCTGGAAAGCGAAGCGCTGGCCCAGGCTGATCGTGACGGCGTCGAGCAGGCGCTGGCGTGGCTGGGCGCGCGGCCTGACATTCACAGCGGGCGCCAGCGCTGGCTGCTGCGCCTGCTGATGGCGCGGGTCGCGGAACAGTGCGGCAAAAGCGAGCTGGCGTTGCACCTGCTCGGTGAACTGGACGCCATAGCCCTGCGCCATGGGTTGGCGCAGTGGGAGCCGGAGCGGGTATTTGAAGTCAAGGCGCGGCTGCTCAAGCTGCTGCGCATGAAAGCCCAGCGCAGTGACGCCGACAAGGCTGCGCTGGGCAAACGTATGGAGCCGCTGCTGGCGGCTCTGGTA
- a CDS encoding ImcF-related family protein, with protein MKALIGNGWRRVGGAVWLVAFAAALGWFIYAYGARVGLTERHQQIFAFLLLMLIALLVQTIPRALALMKSRRSIKRQPGDSVFPPDEAPSTASTEKVSGAVALQNYLLQQYTPLQRLRTRFYLIVGEPKQIEAIAPGLADAKWLDSQNTVLLWGGSPQTQSAEAAAQWQAVLHRRGVHGVVWALDIQQSNDAAAMSNGVAGLKKLAGDVGWQLPLHVWQVCDDARPPLKRPRETLGCLLPARLTAAKLMAAMGRLNEPSLTRGLAQVQETQAHDFLLRLGRDLQAEGIARWCQALTPLFGRFARSVPLRGLWFSLPAQAAQSAGHAWLPDAAWAGVLAGKTRQARRLGWPASRVGYTLVMAVAVVWASGVLLSFSAHRAQIVEISTALDDVKSSGHRDQQLLALNALILEMERLKVHAQRGEPWHQRFGLSQNDALLAAMWPRYVEANNRLMRDPAAENLRRQLAALVDTPADSARRAKGAHNAYVQLKAYLMMAQPEKADAAFLVTALSHAEPARMGVAPGLWKGLSPRLWQFYAEHLAANPQWRIIPDEALVAHARQVLLTQLGQRNGEASLYRQVLEAASTHHPDLGLEQMVDDKDAWPLFYTQTKVPGMFTRQAWEGQVRQAIDEVVAARREQIDWVLSDQRSSAIASNAGVAGTSPEQLRARLTERYFDDYSGAWLAFLNSVQWRRADSLADVIDQLTLMSDVRQSPLIAFMNTLAWQGQAGNLEQGLKESLVQSAQKLMGSERVARVPAISQLTDIPAGPLDATFGPLLELLGKDPQGNGGDDELSLQAFLTRVTRVRLKLQQIGHAPDPQGMTQAMAQTVFQGKGIDLTDTRAYGELLAASLGEEWDGVAHALFVQPLDQAWRTVLEPSAAALNRQWQQAVVEHWDQAFLGRYPFAATGSDASLPMLGKMIRSDSGRIEQFLQQELNGVLRKDGDRWVADPAHGQSLPINPRFLAAVNQLSHLADVLYTDGGMGLHFELQGKPVRDVVQTTFVLNGARHQYFNQKESWQRFGWPGSSDYPGASLSWTSVRSGERLYGDFEGPWGLIRLLDAATVTSLDDSDSRYRITVPAPDGLALTWHMRTELGAGPMSLLALRNFRLPRQIFLNGVASANTPPRNEVSE; from the coding sequence ATGAAAGCCTTGATCGGCAATGGTTGGCGTCGCGTCGGCGGCGCGGTATGGCTTGTCGCGTTTGCAGCGGCGCTGGGCTGGTTCATTTACGCCTATGGCGCAAGGGTCGGACTGACGGAGCGGCATCAGCAAATCTTCGCGTTTCTGCTACTGATGCTGATCGCGCTGCTGGTGCAAACCATTCCCCGCGCCCTGGCGCTGATGAAGAGCCGCCGAAGCATCAAGCGGCAGCCGGGTGATAGCGTATTCCCACCGGATGAGGCGCCATCCACGGCTTCAACTGAAAAGGTCTCGGGCGCCGTGGCGCTGCAGAATTACCTACTCCAGCAATACACCCCCCTGCAACGCCTGCGCACCCGCTTCTACCTCATTGTCGGCGAGCCCAAACAGATTGAAGCCATCGCGCCAGGCCTGGCCGACGCCAAATGGCTCGACAGTCAGAACACCGTGCTGCTGTGGGGCGGCAGCCCGCAAACGCAGAGCGCTGAAGCCGCTGCCCAATGGCAGGCAGTGTTGCACCGGCGTGGCGTGCACGGCGTGGTCTGGGCGCTTGATATTCAGCAAAGTAACGACGCCGCGGCCATGTCCAACGGCGTGGCGGGCCTGAAAAAACTGGCCGGCGACGTCGGTTGGCAACTGCCGTTGCACGTGTGGCAAGTCTGCGACGACGCGAGGCCGCCGTTGAAGCGCCCTCGGGAAACGCTCGGGTGTCTGTTGCCTGCGCGGTTGACCGCAGCGAAGTTGATGGCGGCGATGGGCCGCCTTAATGAGCCTTCGTTGACGCGCGGCCTGGCTCAGGTTCAGGAGACCCAGGCCCATGACTTCCTCCTGCGCCTGGGTCGGGACTTGCAAGCAGAGGGCATCGCTCGCTGGTGCCAGGCACTGACGCCGTTGTTCGGCAGGTTTGCCCGCAGCGTGCCGTTGCGCGGCCTGTGGTTCAGTTTGCCAGCGCAGGCCGCTCAATCGGCTGGCCATGCGTGGCTGCCGGATGCGGCCTGGGCAGGTGTCCTCGCCGGCAAAACCCGCCAGGCCCGGCGCCTGGGCTGGCCCGCCAGCCGCGTTGGCTACACGCTTGTAATGGCCGTCGCGGTGGTGTGGGCGTCGGGCGTGCTGCTGTCGTTTTCCGCTCATCGCGCGCAGATCGTTGAGATCAGCACGGCCCTCGATGACGTCAAGTCTTCGGGCCACCGGGACCAGCAACTGCTCGCGCTCAACGCGCTGATTCTGGAGATGGAACGGCTGAAGGTTCATGCCCAGCGAGGCGAGCCGTGGCACCAGCGCTTCGGCTTGAGCCAGAACGATGCCTTGCTCGCCGCCATGTGGCCGCGCTACGTCGAGGCCAACAACCGGCTGATGCGTGACCCGGCAGCGGAAAACCTCAGGCGTCAGCTTGCGGCGCTGGTCGACACACCGGCAGACAGCGCGCGGCGTGCCAAGGGCGCGCACAACGCTTATGTCCAGCTCAAGGCCTATCTGATGATGGCGCAGCCGGAAAAGGCGGACGCGGCATTTCTGGTCACGGCCCTCAGCCACGCGGAACCTGCGCGCATGGGCGTAGCGCCGGGGCTGTGGAAAGGGCTGTCGCCGAGGCTCTGGCAGTTTTACGCGGAGCATTTGGCGGCGAATCCGCAATGGCGCATCATCCCGGACGAGGCCTTGGTCGCCCATGCGCGCCAGGTGCTGCTCACGCAGCTGGGGCAGCGCAATGGCGAAGCCAGTCTCTATCGGCAGGTGCTGGAGGCAGCGTCGACCCATCACCCCGATCTCGGCCTTGAGCAGATGGTCGATGACAAGGACGCCTGGCCGTTGTTCTACACGCAGACAAAGGTGCCGGGCATGTTCACCCGGCAAGCCTGGGAAGGGCAGGTGCGTCAGGCCATCGACGAGGTTGTCGCGGCGCGGCGCGAGCAGATCGACTGGGTGCTCAGTGATCAGCGCAGCAGCGCCATCGCCAGCAACGCCGGTGTAGCGGGCACTTCGCCGGAGCAACTGCGGGCGCGGCTGACCGAGCGCTATTTTGATGACTACTCGGGCGCCTGGCTGGCGTTCCTCAACAGCGTGCAGTGGCGGCGGGCAGACAGCCTGGCCGATGTCATCGATCAATTGACGCTCATGAGCGATGTCCGCCAGTCGCCGTTGATTGCCTTCATGAACACCCTCGCATGGCAGGGCCAGGCCGGCAACCTTGAGCAGGGGCTCAAGGAGTCGCTGGTGCAATCCGCGCAGAAGCTGATGGGTAGCGAGCGTGTGGCACGCGTCCCGGCCATCAGTCAGTTGACGGACATTCCGGCCGGGCCACTGGATGCGACGTTCGGCCCGCTGTTGGAGTTGCTGGGCAAGGACCCGCAAGGCAATGGCGGCGACGACGAACTCAGCTTGCAGGCGTTTCTGACGCGTGTGACGCGGGTGCGCCTGAAGTTGCAGCAGATCGGCCATGCCCCCGACCCTCAGGGCATGACCCAGGCCATGGCGCAGACGGTGTTTCAGGGCAAGGGCATCGACCTTACCGACACCCGCGCCTACGGCGAGCTGCTGGCGGCCAGCCTTGGTGAAGAGTGGGACGGCGTGGCCCACGCGCTGTTTGTTCAGCCGCTGGATCAGGCCTGGCGAACAGTCCTGGAGCCCTCAGCCGCGGCGCTCAACCGGCAGTGGCAGCAGGCGGTGGTCGAACATTGGGATCAGGCATTTCTGGGCCGCTATCCGTTCGCCGCCACCGGCAGCGATGCGTCATTACCCATGCTGGGCAAAATGATCCGCTCGGACTCGGGGCGCATCGAGCAGTTCTTGCAGCAGGAACTCAACGGGGTTCTGCGCAAGGACGGTGATCGCTGGGTGGCAGACCCCGCCCACGGTCAGAGCCTGCCGATCAACCCGCGCTTTCTTGCGGCCGTGAACCAGCTCAGCCATCTGGCCGACGTGCTCTATACCGACGGCGGCATGGGTCTGCACTTCGAGTTGCAGGGCAAGCCGGTGCGTGACGTGGTCCAGACCACCTTTGTGCTCAATGGCGCGCGGCATCAGTACTTCAACCAAAAAGAAAGCTGGCAGCGCTTCGGCTGGCCCGGCAGCAGCGATTACCCCGGTGCCAGCCTCAGCTGGACCAGCGTGCGCAGCGGCGAGCGCCTATACGGCGACTTTGAGGGGCCATGGGGGCTGATTCGCTTGCTCGACGCCGCCACCGTCACGTCGCTGGACGACAGCGACAGCCGCTACCGCATCACCGTCCCGGCGCCCGACGGCCTGGCCTTGACGTGGCACATGCGCACCGAACTGGGGGCGGGGCCCATGAGCCTGCTGGCGCTGCGTAACTTCCGCCTGCCGCGGCAAATCTTCCTCAACGGGGTTGCCAGCGCAAACACACCACCGCGCAACGAGGTGAGCGAATGA
- a CDS encoding PAAR domain-containing protein, with protein sequence MYPLVPAPARTELIHGFINSLLRDLSMSQGFVLLGDKTTHGGAVVSASSTHITQGKAVALVGDLVMCPVPGHGVNPIIEGCADWLEDGRALVVDGCHSLCGCQVMSSAPDWAVG encoded by the coding sequence ATGTATCCGCTCGTCCCGGCACCCGCTCGCACGGAATTAATACACGGCTTCATCAATTCATTATTAAGGGATCTTTCAATGTCACAGGGATTCGTATTGTTGGGTGACAAGACCACCCACGGAGGTGCGGTGGTTTCCGCATCATCCACTCATATCACCCAAGGCAAGGCAGTCGCTCTCGTAGGCGATCTGGTTATGTGTCCCGTACCTGGACATGGCGTTAATCCAATTATTGAAGGTTGTGCCGACTGGTTAGAGGACGGCCGTGCGCTGGTCGTCGATGGTTGCCACTCACTGTGCGGCTGCCAGGTAATGTCCAGCGCACCTGACTGGGCGGTGGGCTGA